A single genomic interval of Candidatus Beckwithbacteria bacterium harbors:
- a CDS encoding 50S ribosomal protein L10: MPSQQNVDLLNQIKDKKNQSKATIFAHYRGLGVNQLNELRDKIREVGGELLVTKNTLLRLAYNNKDLDEALQGPTAAVFAYEDEVAPLKVVADFSKDNELPEFTAGYFDDKALTADQVIALSKLPGKQELQAKVVGSLAAPLSGMVNVLQGNIRNLVYVLGAIKNSKN, from the coding sequence ATGCCAAGTCAACAAAATGTCGATTTACTAAACCAGATTAAAGATAAGAAAAACCAATCTAAAGCAACGATATTTGCTCACTATCGAGGCCTGGGAGTTAACCAGTTAAATGAGTTGCGTGATAAAATCCGAGAAGTTGGCGGTGAACTACTAGTAACCAAAAATACCCTTCTAAGATTGGCTTACAACAATAAAGATTTAGATGAGGCTTTACAAGGTCCTACTGCTGCGGTTTTTGCCTATGAAGATGAGGTGGCTCCTTTGAAAGTAGTTGCTGATTTTAGCAAAGATAATGAACTCCCAGAATTCACGGCTGGATATTTTGACGATAAAGCTCTCACTGCTGACCAAGTTATTGCCTTATCCAAACTACCTGGCAAACAGGAATTACAAGCTAAAGTGGTTGGCAGCTTAGCTGCTCCCTTATCCGGTATGGTTAATGTTTTGCAAGGTAATATTCGCAATCTAGTTTACGTTTTAGGTGCTATTAAAAATTCAAAAAATTAA